The proteins below are encoded in one region of Sebastes fasciatus isolate fSebFas1 chromosome 16, fSebFas1.pri, whole genome shotgun sequence:
- the ccdc61 gene encoding centrosomal protein CCDC61 isoform X1 — MEEGCEVMEDIVVRGVEFSVKIEVDKGLLIVEISDSMTADQWRGDFDPAYIEDLTRKTGNFKQFPIFCSMLESAVRKMSDSVTLDLLTYADLELLRNRKAGVVSRPRGHQQSSVLTAKRYLILIYTVEFDRIHYPLPLPYVGKPDPAALQKEVRALRAELSTVSSHGINKSAELEIQRLRAELAAVKEEKEAMAKVLERLQVSGSGSTPGREDWRAREVVRTLEEQLVKERAKSQRSASKRCQEQRLLMEQFEELRASECALRVRVKSLTSELALLRRGLDILSIRVTPVSSHVSSRVDGEIYRSLSRERRSGYGTGRARSGSRERMEDRGQRSEERGRRADSSGPRARIPRMSPSPTGSRGQRFDPTAYIQDRQRRLKEADFKKQRKVRRDMMTSPIIPERGRSRSREAYPQMVRSGSRGRSLSVERRGSRNSSDGSLVDMDEMAKTMFRGRKQTYNGPSVSRGGLLTRKPLCSTPTHRMKDKESSLDTGAELSEIDARLLALQEYMRDLDTGH, encoded by the exons ATGGAGGAGGGCTGTGAGGTGATGGAGGATATTGTAGTTCGAGGAGTGGAGTTTTCTGTGAAGATCGAGGTGGACAAGGGTTTGCTGATAGTCGAAATCTCCGACTCAATGACAGCAGATCAATGGAGGGGGGACTTTGATCCAGCAT aCATTGAGGACCTCACACGCAAAACCGGGAACTTCAAGCAGTTCCCTATTTTCTGCAGCATGTTGGAATCAGCTGTTAGAAAG ATGAGTGATTCGGTTACACTTGACCTCTTGACCTACGCTGACCTGGAGCTGCTACGTAACAGAAAAGCAGGAGTGGTTAGTCGTCCTCGCGGCCACCAGCAGTCGTCTGTCCTCACAGCCAAAAGATATCTAATCCTCATATACACCGTGGAGTTTGACAG GATACACTACCCCTTACCGCTGCCCTATGTGGGTAAGCCTGACCCGGCTGCCCTGCAGAAGGAAGTCCGAGCTCTGAGGGCTGAGCTCAGCACCGTCTCCTCTCATGGAATTAACAAATCAGCAGAACTAGAAATACAGCGGCTACGAGCAGA GCTGGCTGCGgtgaaagaagagaaagaggccATGGCTAAGGTTCTGGAGCGATTGCAGGTCAGTGGAAGCGGTTCCACACCTGGACGGGAGGACTGGAGGGCCAGAGAGGTAGTGAGGACGCTGGAGGAGCAGCTCGTCAAGGAGAGGGCCAAAAGTCAACGCTCGGCGAGCAAGAGATGCCAGGAGCAGCGACTCCTAATGGAGCAG TTCGAGGAGCTGAGAGCATCGGAGTGTGCTCTCCGTGTACGTGTCAAGAGTCTCACCAGTGAGCTGGCGCTACTGCGTAGAGGGTTAGACATTCTAAGCAT cagaGTGACGCCTGTGTCCAGTCACGTCAGCTCTCGAGTCGACGGGGAAATCTATCGCTCTCTCTCCCgcgagaggaggtcggggtacGGGACAGGCCGGGCTCGCTCAGGATCTAGAGAACggatggaggacagagggcaAAGGTCAGAGGAAAGGGGAAGAAGAGCGGACTCTTCAGGACCACGAGCTCGCATACCCAGGATGTCACCTTCTCCAACTG GGTCACGGGGTCAACGCTTTGACCCAACTGCTTACATCCAGGACAGACAGCGCAGACTGAAAGAGGCAGATTTCAAAAA ACAGAGGAAGGTACGGAGGGACATGATGACATCACCCATTATCCCTGAGAGGGGGCGTTCACGCTCCAGAGAGGCCTATCCTCAGATGGTGCGGTCTGGCAGCAGAGGCAGGAGTTTATCAGTGGAGCGGAGAGGGAGCAGGAACTCCTCTGACGGCTCGTTAGTGGATATGGATGAAATGGCCAAAACGATGTTCAG AGGAAGAAAACAGACTTACAATGGACCCAGTGTG TCTAGAGGAGGCCTTTTGACCAGGAAGCCATTATGCAGTACTCCAACACACCGAATGAAAGACAAAG AGAGCTCCTTAGATACAGGTGCTGAGCTGTCGGAGATCGACGCCAGGCTGTTGGCACTTCAGGAGTACATGAGGGACCTGGATACAGGACACTAA
- the ccdc61 gene encoding centrosomal protein CCDC61 isoform X3 — translation MEEGCEVMEDIVVRGVEFSVKIEVDKGLLIVEISDSMTADQWRGDFDPAYIEDLTRKTGNFKQFPIFCSMLESAVRKMSDSVTLDLLTYADLELLRNRKAGVVSRPRGHQQSSVLTAKRYLILIYTVEFDRIHYPLPLPYVGKPDPAALQKEVRALRAELSTVSSHGINKSAELEIQRLRAELAAVKEEKEAMAKVLERLQVSGSGSTPGREDWRAREVVRTLEEQLVKERAKSQRSASKRCQEQRLLMEQFEELRASECALRVRVKSLTSELALLRRGVTPVSSHVSSRVDGEIYRSLSRERRSGYGTGRARSGSRERMEDRGQRSEERGRRADSSGPRARIPRMSPSPTGSRGQRFDPTAYIQDRQRRLKEADFKKQRKVRRDMMTSPIIPERGRSRSREAYPQMVRSGSRGRSLSVERRGSRNSSDGSLVDMDEMAKTMFRGRKQTYNGPSVSRGGLLTRKPLCSTPTHRMKDKESSLDTGAELSEIDARLLALQEYMRDLDTGH, via the exons ATGGAGGAGGGCTGTGAGGTGATGGAGGATATTGTAGTTCGAGGAGTGGAGTTTTCTGTGAAGATCGAGGTGGACAAGGGTTTGCTGATAGTCGAAATCTCCGACTCAATGACAGCAGATCAATGGAGGGGGGACTTTGATCCAGCAT aCATTGAGGACCTCACACGCAAAACCGGGAACTTCAAGCAGTTCCCTATTTTCTGCAGCATGTTGGAATCAGCTGTTAGAAAG ATGAGTGATTCGGTTACACTTGACCTCTTGACCTACGCTGACCTGGAGCTGCTACGTAACAGAAAAGCAGGAGTGGTTAGTCGTCCTCGCGGCCACCAGCAGTCGTCTGTCCTCACAGCCAAAAGATATCTAATCCTCATATACACCGTGGAGTTTGACAG GATACACTACCCCTTACCGCTGCCCTATGTGGGTAAGCCTGACCCGGCTGCCCTGCAGAAGGAAGTCCGAGCTCTGAGGGCTGAGCTCAGCACCGTCTCCTCTCATGGAATTAACAAATCAGCAGAACTAGAAATACAGCGGCTACGAGCAGA GCTGGCTGCGgtgaaagaagagaaagaggccATGGCTAAGGTTCTGGAGCGATTGCAGGTCAGTGGAAGCGGTTCCACACCTGGACGGGAGGACTGGAGGGCCAGAGAGGTAGTGAGGACGCTGGAGGAGCAGCTCGTCAAGGAGAGGGCCAAAAGTCAACGCTCGGCGAGCAAGAGATGCCAGGAGCAGCGACTCCTAATGGAGCAG TTCGAGGAGCTGAGAGCATCGGAGTGTGCTCTCCGTGTACGTGTCAAGAGTCTCACCAGTGAGCTGGCGCTACTGCGTAGAGG aGTGACGCCTGTGTCCAGTCACGTCAGCTCTCGAGTCGACGGGGAAATCTATCGCTCTCTCTCCCgcgagaggaggtcggggtacGGGACAGGCCGGGCTCGCTCAGGATCTAGAGAACggatggaggacagagggcaAAGGTCAGAGGAAAGGGGAAGAAGAGCGGACTCTTCAGGACCACGAGCTCGCATACCCAGGATGTCACCTTCTCCAACTG GGTCACGGGGTCAACGCTTTGACCCAACTGCTTACATCCAGGACAGACAGCGCAGACTGAAAGAGGCAGATTTCAAAAA ACAGAGGAAGGTACGGAGGGACATGATGACATCACCCATTATCCCTGAGAGGGGGCGTTCACGCTCCAGAGAGGCCTATCCTCAGATGGTGCGGTCTGGCAGCAGAGGCAGGAGTTTATCAGTGGAGCGGAGAGGGAGCAGGAACTCCTCTGACGGCTCGTTAGTGGATATGGATGAAATGGCCAAAACGATGTTCAG AGGAAGAAAACAGACTTACAATGGACCCAGTGTG TCTAGAGGAGGCCTTTTGACCAGGAAGCCATTATGCAGTACTCCAACACACCGAATGAAAGACAAAG AGAGCTCCTTAGATACAGGTGCTGAGCTGTCGGAGATCGACGCCAGGCTGTTGGCACTTCAGGAGTACATGAGGGACCTGGATACAGGACACTAA
- the ccdc61 gene encoding centrosomal protein CCDC61 isoform X2: protein MEEGCEVMEDIVVRGVEFSVKIEVDKGLLIVEISDSMTADQWRGDFDPAYIEDLTRKTGNFKQFPIFCSMLESAVRKMSDSVTLDLLTYADLELLRNRKAGVVSRPRGHQQSSVLTAKRYLILIYTVEFDRIHYPLPLPYVGKPDPAALQKEVRALRAELSTVSSHGINKSAELEIQRLRAELAAVKEEKEAMAKVLERLQVSGSGSTPGREDWRAREVVRTLEEQLVKERAKSQRSASKRCQEQRLLMEQFEELRASECALRVRVKSLTSELALLRRGRVTPVSSHVSSRVDGEIYRSLSRERRSGYGTGRARSGSRERMEDRGQRSEERGRRADSSGPRARIPRMSPSPTGSRGQRFDPTAYIQDRQRRLKEADFKKQRKVRRDMMTSPIIPERGRSRSREAYPQMVRSGSRGRSLSVERRGSRNSSDGSLVDMDEMAKTMFRGRKQTYNGPSVSRGGLLTRKPLCSTPTHRMKDKESSLDTGAELSEIDARLLALQEYMRDLDTGH from the exons ATGGAGGAGGGCTGTGAGGTGATGGAGGATATTGTAGTTCGAGGAGTGGAGTTTTCTGTGAAGATCGAGGTGGACAAGGGTTTGCTGATAGTCGAAATCTCCGACTCAATGACAGCAGATCAATGGAGGGGGGACTTTGATCCAGCAT aCATTGAGGACCTCACACGCAAAACCGGGAACTTCAAGCAGTTCCCTATTTTCTGCAGCATGTTGGAATCAGCTGTTAGAAAG ATGAGTGATTCGGTTACACTTGACCTCTTGACCTACGCTGACCTGGAGCTGCTACGTAACAGAAAAGCAGGAGTGGTTAGTCGTCCTCGCGGCCACCAGCAGTCGTCTGTCCTCACAGCCAAAAGATATCTAATCCTCATATACACCGTGGAGTTTGACAG GATACACTACCCCTTACCGCTGCCCTATGTGGGTAAGCCTGACCCGGCTGCCCTGCAGAAGGAAGTCCGAGCTCTGAGGGCTGAGCTCAGCACCGTCTCCTCTCATGGAATTAACAAATCAGCAGAACTAGAAATACAGCGGCTACGAGCAGA GCTGGCTGCGgtgaaagaagagaaagaggccATGGCTAAGGTTCTGGAGCGATTGCAGGTCAGTGGAAGCGGTTCCACACCTGGACGGGAGGACTGGAGGGCCAGAGAGGTAGTGAGGACGCTGGAGGAGCAGCTCGTCAAGGAGAGGGCCAAAAGTCAACGCTCGGCGAGCAAGAGATGCCAGGAGCAGCGACTCCTAATGGAGCAG TTCGAGGAGCTGAGAGCATCGGAGTGTGCTCTCCGTGTACGTGTCAAGAGTCTCACCAGTGAGCTGGCGCTACTGCGTAGAGG cagaGTGACGCCTGTGTCCAGTCACGTCAGCTCTCGAGTCGACGGGGAAATCTATCGCTCTCTCTCCCgcgagaggaggtcggggtacGGGACAGGCCGGGCTCGCTCAGGATCTAGAGAACggatggaggacagagggcaAAGGTCAGAGGAAAGGGGAAGAAGAGCGGACTCTTCAGGACCACGAGCTCGCATACCCAGGATGTCACCTTCTCCAACTG GGTCACGGGGTCAACGCTTTGACCCAACTGCTTACATCCAGGACAGACAGCGCAGACTGAAAGAGGCAGATTTCAAAAA ACAGAGGAAGGTACGGAGGGACATGATGACATCACCCATTATCCCTGAGAGGGGGCGTTCACGCTCCAGAGAGGCCTATCCTCAGATGGTGCGGTCTGGCAGCAGAGGCAGGAGTTTATCAGTGGAGCGGAGAGGGAGCAGGAACTCCTCTGACGGCTCGTTAGTGGATATGGATGAAATGGCCAAAACGATGTTCAG AGGAAGAAAACAGACTTACAATGGACCCAGTGTG TCTAGAGGAGGCCTTTTGACCAGGAAGCCATTATGCAGTACTCCAACACACCGAATGAAAGACAAAG AGAGCTCCTTAGATACAGGTGCTGAGCTGTCGGAGATCGACGCCAGGCTGTTGGCACTTCAGGAGTACATGAGGGACCTGGATACAGGACACTAA
- the itpkca gene encoding inositol-trisphosphate 3-kinase C isoform X2 yields the protein MTDFFGLPMQNSAWKKHKSCGTSSLLPMTPRKPQQWLQVVGHAGSFHVGDYGTLLKSFCEGEQQCYLRLMEDSLRPFVPAYHGVVQRDEQDYNMMDNLLTHFNSPAIMDCKMGSRTYLEAELLVARERPKPRKDMYEKMVAVDPEAPTVQERAQQAVLKTRYMQWRETLSSTTSLGFRIEGFGKSDEECHTNFKRTKSREQVMEALENFVESNTQIVWGYLRRLKQLRQVLEASDFFRTHEVVGSSLLFLHDWTGRTGVWMIDFGKTAALPAHLTLDHRTPWVEGNREDGYLWGLDNLIDILANMLPRT from the exons ATGACTGACTTTTTTGGTCTTCCCATGCAGAACTCCGCATGGAAGAAACATAAAAGTTGTGGGACTTCATCTCTCCTCCCCATGACTCCCAGGAAACCTCAGCAGTGGCTGCAAGTGGTGGGACATGCAG GGAGCTTTCACGTTGGTGATTATGGCACACTGCTGAAGAGTTTTTGTGAGGGAGAGCAACAATGCTACCTCAGGTTGATGGAGGACTCTTTGAGGCCCTTTGTTCCAGCATACCACGGTGTGGTGCAGCGGGACGAGCAGGATTACAACATGATGGACAACTTGCTTACCCATTTCAACTCACCTGCCATCATGGACTGCAAGATGGGGAGCCG CACATACCTCGAGGCGGAGCTGCTGGTGGCCAGAGAGCGGCCCAAGCCTCGTAAAGACATGTATGAGAAGATGGTGGCTGTGGACCCAGAGGCCCCAACGGTCCAGGAACGAGCCCAGCAGGCAGTGCTGAAAACCAGGTATATGCAGTGGAGGGAGACGCTGAGCTCCACAACATCTCTGGGTTTCCGCATCGAAGGATTCGGG AAGTCAGATGAAGAATGTCACACAAACTTCAAAAGGACCAAAAGCAGAGAGCAAGTGATGGAAGCACTGGAAAACTTCGTTGAGTCCAATACGCAGATTGTG TGGGGCTATCTGAGACGGTTGAAACAACTGCGGCAGGTCTTGGAGGCGTCGGACTTCTTCAGAACACATGAG GTTGTGGGCAGTTCCCTACTGTTTCTACATGACTGGACAGGCAGAACAGGGGTCTGGATGATTGACTTTGGAAAGACAGCGGCATTGCCAGCACACCTCACCTTGGACCACCGCACTCCCTGGGTAGAGGGCAATCGAGAAGATGGCTACCTGTGGGGTCTGGACAACCTCATTGATATACTTGCCAACATGCTGCCACGGACCTGA
- the kcnk12l gene encoding potassium channel, subfamily K, member 13, with protein sequence MLLQWCICAAAVLMAQRRAAGSCCCCSRAPMNEDNARFCLLAGLILLYLLCGAAIFSALEHPFELAARRLWKQQLNNFTQRYRVNLGALHTLLRQYEEANGAGIRVDTLRPRWDFSGAFYFVGTVVSTIGFGMTTPATIAGKIFLIFYGLIGCAATILFFNLFLERIITMLAYIMRWCHERRLRCAGVGVVSSREETSGEEDSLEGWKPSVYYVMLILGVASVVIACSASTLYSSMENWSYVDSLYFCFVAFSTIGFGDLVSSQRQQYESQEAYRLGNCLFILMGVCCIYSLFNVISIIIKQTLTWIVGKLVCSRRHRPCSCSRPGCRLLCCPCLQKKNHNRLRPPAHLRRKRLKRNTVQPISSHCPAGRLRYRDGSVETVCDSETDAGAVADGVYVGRRLSGEMISVNEFMVSNKVSLALLQKQLSETAHQGPRQSYGHQNGFSGGVGALAIMNNRLQETSVDR encoded by the exons ATGCTTTTGCAGTGGTGtatctgtgctgctgctgtgctcaTGGCCCAGAGGAGGGCTGctggcagctgctgctgctgctccagggCACCCATGAATGAAGACAATGCTCGTTTCTGCCTGCTGGCCGGGCTCATCCTGCTCTACTTGTTGTGCGGGGCGGCCATCTTCTCGGCCCTGGAGCACCCCTTTGAGCTGGCTGCCCGCCGCCTCTGGAAGCAGCAGCTGAACAACTTCACCCAGAGATACAGGGTCAACCTGGGCGCCCTGCACACTCTGTTGCGGCAGTACGAGGAGGCAAACGGAGCTGGGATCAGAGTGGATACGCTGAGGCCCCGCTGGGacttttctggagctttctaCTTTGTGGGCACAGTGGTCTCTACTATTG GCTTTGGCATGACCACACCGGCGACCATAGCTGGAAAAATATTCTTAATCTTCTATGGTCTCATCGGCTGTGCTGCCACCATCCTCTTCTTTAACCTCTTCCTGGAGAGGATCATCACGATGTTAGCTTACATCATGCGCTGGTGTCATGAACGTCGGCTAAGGTGCGCCGGAGTTGGGGTGGTGTCAAGCAGGGAGGAGACGTCCGGTGAGGAGGATAGCCTGGAAGGCTGGAAACCATCAGTCTATTACGTGATGCTGATTCTCGGTGTGGCATCGGTGGTGATTGCGTGCAGCGCCTCCACCCTGTACAGCTCCATGGAGAACTGGAGCTACGTGGACTCCCTCTACTTCTGTTTTGTGGCCTTCAGCACCATCGGCTTTGGGGACCTGGTGAGCAGTCAGAGGCAGCAGTACGAGTCTCAGGAGGCCTACCGGCTCGGGAACTGCCTTTTCATCTTAATGGGGGTATGTTGCATCTACTCACTCTTCAATGTCATTTCCATTATCATCAAGCAAACTCTTACCTGGATCGTGGGTAAGCTGGTGTGCTCGAGGCGGCATCGGCCCTGCTCCTGCTCTAGACCTGGCTGTCGGTTGCTCTGCTGCCCCTGcctccagaaaaaaaatcacaaccgCCTGCGCCCGCCTGCACACCTCAGACGAAAGCGCTTAAAACGCAACACCGTGCAGCCCATCTCATCCCACTGCCCTGCAGGAAGACTCCGCTACAGGGACGGCTCGGTGGAGACAGTGTGTGACAGTGAAACGGATGCAGGCGCAGTGGCTGATGGGGTATATGTGGGCCGTCGTCTGTCGGGAGAGATGATCTCTGTCAATGAGTTCATGGTGTCCAACAAGGTGTCTCTGGCACTGCTGCAGAAGCAGCTGAGCGAAACAGCTCACCAGGGTCCACGGCAGAGCTACGGCCACCAAAATGGATTCTCTGGTGGTGTGGGGGCCTTGGCCATTATGAATAACCGCCTACAGGAAACCAGTGTGGATAGGTAG
- the ppm1nb gene encoding protein phosphatase, Mg2+/Mn2+ dependent, 1Nb (putative), whose product MRAMRTSRKGSVEMPAFMRQLVKETEKRVSSFFKGGRGGAAEGEQPGDGEREEVIPSPYLDRPVLDKLTEEGCARWGLTYALGSMQGWRANMEDFHNCVPQLGGELADWSFFAVFDGHAGSTVAQYCSQHLLGRILATGGMGPEDDPERVKGAIIEGFLQTDKHLNSVARREGWERGGTTVVAALISPYYIYFANCGDSRAMLCRSGQVCFSTEDHKPYSPLEKERIESAGGSVSIQRINGSLAVSRGLGDFSYKGAENRTATQQMVSPEPEVCVVERSPADEFLVLACDGVWDTISNEELCAFIHNRLQVCTDLRDVCTQVIDLCLYKGSLDNISIILLCFPGAPQLSAEALHQEAELEDLLESKVAEIYDELCARGEEPDLLSVLTVLASTVIPGLPPGGGIQSKRNCIISAYYQQRETHKPTLPNGLGGS is encoded by the exons ATGAGAGCCATGAGGACATCCAGGAAGGGCAGCGTGGAGATGCCTGCGTTTATGCGGCAGCTGGTGAAAGAGACGGAGAAGAGGGTCAGCTCTTTCTTCAAAGGGGGccgtggaggagcagcagagggagAGCAGCCAGGggatggggagagagaggaggtcatCCCTAGCCCCTACCTGGACCGGCCGGTCCTGGACAAGCTTACTGAGGAGGGCTGTGCCCGCTGGGGCCTCACCTATGCCCTGGGAAGCATGCAGGGCTGGAGGGCCAACATGGAGGACTTCCACAACTGTGTGCCACAGCTGGGTGGAGAGCTGGCCGACTGGAGCTTCTTCGCTGTGTTCGATGGTCATGCAGGCAGCACGGTGGCACAGTACTGCTCCCAGCACCTTCTGGGTCGGATCCTGGCCACAG GTGGGATGGGACCAGAGGACGACCCTGAAAGGGTGAAAGGAGCCATCATCGAGGGCTTCCTGCAAACAGACAAGCACCTGAACTCTGTGGCACGTCGAGAAGGCTGGGAGAGGGGTGGTACCACTGTGGTGGCCGCTCTCATCTCACCATATTACATCTACTTCGCCAACTGTGGTGACTCGAGGGCCATGCTGTGCCGGTCTGGCCAGGTCTGCTTCTCCACCGAGGACCACAAACCTTACAGCCCTCTGGAGAAAGAGCGCATTGAGAGCGCAGGCGGCTCCGTGTCCATCCAACGGATCAACGGCTCCCTGGCAGTGTCCCGTGGTCTGGGGGACTTCAGCTACAAGGGAGCAGAGAACCGGACGGCCACCCAGCAGATGGTGTCACCAGAGCCAGAGGTGTGTGTGGTGGAGCGCTCACCGGCAGATGAGTTCCTGGTGCTCGCCTGCGACGGGGTGTGGGACACCATCAGCAACGAGGAGCTGTGCGCCTTCATCCACAACCGGCTGCAAGTCTGCACTGACCTGAGGGACGTCTGCACCCAAGTCATTGACCTCTGCCTCTATAAG GGCAGCCTGGACAACATCAGCATCATTCTGCTGTGCTTTCCTGGAGCCCCCCAGCTGTCAGCAGAGGCATTACACCAGGAGGCCGAGCTGGAGGACCTGCTGGAGTCCAAAGTAGCAG AGATTTATGATGAGCTGTGCGCCAGAGGGGAGGAACCTGACCTGCTGTCTGTCCTCACAGTCCTCGCATCCACTGTCATCCCTGGATTACCACCAGGTGGAGGCATACAGAGCAA AAGGAACTGCATTATTTCTGCTTACTACCAACAAAGAGAGACTCACAAGCCCACTCTACCAAAT GGTCTGGGAGGCTCCTGA
- the itpkca gene encoding inositol-trisphosphate 3-kinase C isoform X1: MTPRKPQQWLQVVGHAGSFHVGDYGTLLKSFCEGEQQCYLRLMEDSLRPFVPAYHGVVQRDEQDYNMMDNLLTHFNSPAIMDCKMGSRTYLEAELLVARERPKPRKDMYEKMVAVDPEAPTVQERAQQAVLKTRYMQWRETLSSTTSLGFRIEGFGKSDEECHTNFKRTKSREQVMEALENFVESNTQIVWGYLRRLKQLRQVLEASDFFRTHEVVGSSLLFLHDWTGRTGVWMIDFGKTAALPAHLTLDHRTPWVEGNREDGYLWGLDNLIDILANMLPRT; encoded by the exons ATGACTCCCAGGAAACCTCAGCAGTGGCTGCAAGTGGTGGGACATGCAG GGAGCTTTCACGTTGGTGATTATGGCACACTGCTGAAGAGTTTTTGTGAGGGAGAGCAACAATGCTACCTCAGGTTGATGGAGGACTCTTTGAGGCCCTTTGTTCCAGCATACCACGGTGTGGTGCAGCGGGACGAGCAGGATTACAACATGATGGACAACTTGCTTACCCATTTCAACTCACCTGCCATCATGGACTGCAAGATGGGGAGCCG CACATACCTCGAGGCGGAGCTGCTGGTGGCCAGAGAGCGGCCCAAGCCTCGTAAAGACATGTATGAGAAGATGGTGGCTGTGGACCCAGAGGCCCCAACGGTCCAGGAACGAGCCCAGCAGGCAGTGCTGAAAACCAGGTATATGCAGTGGAGGGAGACGCTGAGCTCCACAACATCTCTGGGTTTCCGCATCGAAGGATTCGGG AAGTCAGATGAAGAATGTCACACAAACTTCAAAAGGACCAAAAGCAGAGAGCAAGTGATGGAAGCACTGGAAAACTTCGTTGAGTCCAATACGCAGATTGTG TGGGGCTATCTGAGACGGTTGAAACAACTGCGGCAGGTCTTGGAGGCGTCGGACTTCTTCAGAACACATGAG GTTGTGGGCAGTTCCCTACTGTTTCTACATGACTGGACAGGCAGAACAGGGGTCTGGATGATTGACTTTGGAAAGACAGCGGCATTGCCAGCACACCTCACCTTGGACCACCGCACTCCCTGGGTAGAGGGCAATCGAGAAGATGGCTACCTGTGGGGTCTGGACAACCTCATTGATATACTTGCCAACATGCTGCCACGGACCTGA